Proteins encoded by one window of Brienomyrus brachyistius isolate T26 chromosome 1, BBRACH_0.4, whole genome shotgun sequence:
- the zic1 gene encoding zinc finger protein ZIC 1 gives MLLDAGPQYPTIGVTTFGSSRHHSTSEVTDREVALGINPFAEGMGAFKINHSTHDLGSGQTAFTSQASGYAAAALGHHHHPAHVSSYSTAAFNSTRDFLFRNRGFGDAASAQHSLFATAAGGFAGPHGHSDAAGHLLFPGLHEQAATHATSNVVNSQMRLGFSGEMYGRAEQYGHVTSPRSDHYASTQLHGYGPMNMNMAAHHGAGAFFRYMRQPIKQELICKWIEPEQLSNPKKSCNKTFSTMHELVTHLTVEHVGGPEQSNHICFWEECAREGKPFKAKYKLVNHIRVHTGEKPFPCPFPGCGKVFARSENLKIHKRTHTGEKPFKCEFEGCDRRFANSSDRKKHMHVHTSDKPYLCKMCDKSYTHPSSLRKHMKVHESTHGSQPSPAASSGYESSTPPTIVSPSTENQSGSSISPASSTVHHTTSHSTLSSNFNEWYV, from the exons ATGCTCTTGGACGCCGGACCACAGTATCCTACGATAGGAGTGACTACCTTCGGTTCTTCCAGACATCACTCAACAAGCGAAGTCACCGACAGAGAAGTGGCTTTGGGGATAAATCCGTTTGCCGAGGGGATGGGTGCTTTCAAAATCAACCACAGTACCCACGATTTAGGGTCTGGACAGACGGCATTCACCTCGCAGGCTTCGGGATATGCGGCTGCCGCTCTGGGACATCACCACCACCCCGCCCATGTCAGCTCATACTCTACGGCGGCGTTCAACTCCACTCGGGACTTTCTGTTTCGAAATCGGGGCTTCGGGGATGCGGCAAGCGCTCAGCACAGCCTCTTCGCCACCGCTGCAGGCGGTTTCGCGGGGCCGCACGGACACTCGGATGCCGCGGGACATCTCCTTTTCCCGGGACTTCACGAGCAGGCGGCCACTCACGCGACATCCAACGTCGTGAACAGCCAGATGCGTCTGGGCTTTTCCGGGGAAATGTACGGCAGAGCAGAGCAGTATGGTCACGTAACGAGCCCCAGGTCCGACCACTATGCTTCGACCCAGCTGCACGGCTACGGCCCCATGAACATGAATATGGCTGCACACCACGGAGCCGGGGCCTTCTTTCGATATATGAGACAACCGATAAAACAAGAGCTCATTTGCAAATGGATTGAGCCGGAACAGCTATCGAATCCAAAAAAGTCTTGCAACAAAACTTTTAGCACGATGCACGAGCTGGTCACCCACCTCACGGTGGAGCATGTTGGGGGGCCGGAGCAGTCGAACCATATCTGCTTTTGGGAAGAATGCGCCCGCGAAGGAAAGCCCTTTAAAGCCAAGTACAAACTTGTGAACCATATCAGAGTACACACCGGAGAGAAGCCGTTCCCGTGCCCTTTCCCCGGCTGTGGAAAAGTGTTTGCTCGATCGGAAAACCTGAAAATCCACAAAAGGACGCACACGG GTGAAAAACCATTTAAGTGTGAGTTTGAGGGCTGCGACAGGCGGTTTGCAAACAGCAGCGACCGAAAGAAACACATGCACGTGCACACGTCGGACAAACCCTATCTTTGCAAAATGTGCGACAAATCATACACGCATCCCAGCTCCCTCCGAAAACATATGAAG GTTCACGAATCCACACACGGATCACAACCGTCGCCAGCGGCCAGCTCAGGGTACGAGTCATCCACGCCGCCAACAATCGTGTCTCCATCGACAGAGAACCAGAGCGGCAGCTCCATATCGCCAGCATCATCGACAGTGCATCACACGACCAGTCACAGCACGCTGTCATCAAATTTTAATGAATGGTACGTGTAA